A window of the Neofelis nebulosa isolate mNeoNeb1 chromosome 13, mNeoNeb1.pri, whole genome shotgun sequence genome harbors these coding sequences:
- the LOC131492455 gene encoding olfactory receptor 6C75-like produces the protein MMLWKEMPMEMGNGTTVQEFTLEGFPAIQHLGKVLFLVHLLAYLASITGNAVIVTITCADSRLQTPMYFFLSIFSFFECCFISAVIPKLLVIFLLGRQTISSLACFIQAFVYVYLGATGFFLITVMSVDRYMAICKPLHYPTIMNFKTCFLLVTACCVLAFLLITGLIVKVSQLSFCGPNVIPHFFCDLGSLIHLSCSNTRLVEMLAFVIALFIILTSLIITIIAYSNIVVTVVRLPSAKERQKAFSTCSSHFIVLSLIYSSCVFIYVKPKQTNRLDSNREAALVHTVVTPLLNPVIYTLRNKQVHQALRETMCRMKISRQK, from the coding sequence ATGATGCTGTGGAAAGAGATGCCCATGGAAATGGGGAACGGGACCACCGTCCAAGAATTCACCTTGGAGGGGTTTCCTGCCATCCAACACCTGGGAAAGGTCCTCTTCCTGGTGCACCTGCTGGCCTACCTGGCATCCATTACAGGCAATGCTGTCATAGTCACCATCACCTGTGCTGACTCCCGGCTCCAGACACCTATGTACTTTTTCCTCagcattttctccttctttgagTGTTGTTTCATAAGTGCTGTTATTCCTAAGTTGCTGGTCATCTTTCTTTTAGGCCGCCAAACCATTTCCTCTCTTGCCTGTTTCATACAAGCCTTTGTGTATGTATACCTCGGAGCCACAGGTTTCTTCCTCATAACAGTGATGTCTGTGGATCGGTACATGGCCATTTGCAAGCCCCTGCATTACCCAACCATCATGAACTTCAAGACTTGCTTCCTCTTGGTCACTGCCTGCTGTGTTTTGGCCTTCCTTCTCATCACTGGTCTGATAGTAAAGGTTTCCCAGTTATCGTTCTGTGGCCCCAATGTCATCCCCCACTTCTTCTGTGATCTTGGTTCCCTGATTCATCTCTCCTGTTCTAATACCAGGCTTGTTGAAATGTTGGCCTTTGTCATTGCTTTGTTTATCATTTTGACATCGCTTATCATAACCATCATTGCATATAGCAACATAGTAGTCACAGTTGTGCGACTCCCATCAGCCAAGGAGCGACAGAAAGCTTTCTCCACCTGCTCCTCTCACTTCATAGTCCTCTCCCTGATATACAGCAGCTGTGTCTTTATATACGtgaaaccaaagcaaaccaacaGGCTGGACTCCAACAGGGAGGCTGCCCTTGTGCATACGGTGGTGACCCCGCTGTTGAACCCTGTCATCTACACTCTGCGGAATAAGCAGGTCCACCAGGCTCTGAGAGAGACAATGTGCAGAATGAAAATatcaagacaaaaataa